A single genomic interval of Adhaeribacter pallidiroseus harbors:
- a CDS encoding Gfo/Idh/MocA family protein, with translation MSDKKELRIGLIGGGFMGRTHTNGYKRVGDFFPELAYRPILKAVCTRSPDKVKAFAEQWGYESYETDWRAVIARDDIDAIDICTPNDTHAEIAIAAAAAGKMILCEKPLSRTLAEGQQMVDAIQQAGVPNTVWYNYRRLPAVTLAKQLIEAGKLGRIFHYRANFLQDWTISADVPQGGTGTWRLDVEAAGSGVTGDLLAHCIDTALWLNGSITDVSAVTETFVKERTHALTGQKQKVGIDDACIFHCHFENGSLGLFESTRYARGHKALYTFEINGEHASIRWDLHDLNRLEYFDHRDESIVRGWRSIHVTDGDQPYMNKWWVPGLSIGYEHSFVHQVADFLKSLETGEPCSPTFEEALETQKVCEAVLESAATRSWKETGVGELVK, from the coding sequence ATGAGCGATAAAAAAGAATTAAGAATTGGATTGATTGGCGGCGGCTTTATGGGCCGAACGCACACCAACGGTTACAAGCGCGTAGGCGATTTCTTCCCGGAACTCGCCTACCGACCCATTTTAAAAGCCGTGTGTACCCGCAGCCCCGATAAGGTAAAAGCCTTTGCCGAACAATGGGGTTACGAGTCGTACGAAACGGATTGGCGCGCCGTAATTGCCCGCGACGATATAGATGCCATTGATATTTGCACGCCCAACGATACCCACGCCGAAATTGCGATTGCCGCCGCCGCCGCCGGTAAAATGATTTTGTGCGAAAAACCTTTATCCCGCACTTTAGCCGAAGGCCAGCAAATGGTTGATGCTATTCAGCAAGCGGGCGTACCCAATACAGTTTGGTACAATTACCGCCGTCTGCCAGCCGTTACCCTGGCCAAGCAATTAATTGAGGCCGGTAAACTGGGCCGCATCTTTCATTACCGGGCCAACTTTTTGCAGGACTGGACCATTAGCGCCGATGTGCCGCAAGGCGGCACCGGCACCTGGCGCTTAGACGTAGAAGCGGCCGGCTCCGGGGTAACCGGCGATTTGTTGGCGCATTGCATTGATACGGCGCTGTGGCTCAACGGCAGCATTACCGATGTATCGGCGGTTACCGAAACCTTCGTGAAAGAACGAACCCACGCTTTAACCGGCCAGAAACAAAAAGTGGGCATTGATGACGCTTGTATTTTCCATTGTCATTTCGAAAACGGCAGCTTGGGCTTGTTTGAATCCACGCGCTACGCCCGGGGGCACAAGGCTTTGTACACGTTCGAAATAAACGGCGAACACGCTTCGATCCGCTGGGATTTACACGATTTAAACCGCTTGGAATACTTTGATCACCGCGACGAATCCATTGTGCGGGGCTGGCGCTCTATTCACGTAACCGACGGCGACCAGCCGTACATGAACAAATGGTGGGTACCCGGTTTATCTATTGGCTACGAGCACAGTTTTGTGCACCAGGTGGCCGATTTCTTAAAAAGCCTGGAAACGGGCGAGCCTTGCTCCCCTACCTTTGAGGAAGCTCTGGAAACCCAGAAAGTATGTGAAGCCGTTCTGGAATCAGCCGCTACCCGCAGCTGGAAAGAAACGGGTGTGGGCGAATTGGTAAAGTAA
- a CDS encoding sugar phosphate isomerase/epimerase family protein — MNQNNFPKLHNATWPGLVGKGPDSEPVIPFDTMLEMTAAAEVDGVKFDGIDIGLMDPHLNIDSTDDDIKRLADKVGNLNLNIGSMVAPIWGGPAMGSEADRKQFVESVRKSCVFGQKLRDLGVRPYGVIRIDSASSPQSWAADPVNNSKLIVQTFQQACDVAADFGEKLAAEGEICWAGMHSWRAMIETLEAVNRPNMGFQADMAHTLLYLMGYNSPQDRILPENYDWSDRTPLTEGLKQLTAALRPWTIDFHVAQNDGTVFGSGSHDKTGRHCQALDPNGKLNIVEDAGHWLRDENGNLTKAFQHICWDGCMFPNDVMNKQQTWNDILATLIKVRQAHGWSAPVPVNAESLIG; from the coding sequence ATGAACCAGAATAATTTTCCAAAACTCCACAACGCTACCTGGCCCGGCCTGGTAGGCAAAGGACCTGATTCGGAACCGGTCATTCCGTTCGATACGATGCTGGAAATGACCGCCGCTGCCGAAGTAGACGGTGTTAAGTTTGATGGCATTGATATTGGCCTCATGGACCCACACCTAAACATCGACAGCACCGACGATGATATTAAACGGCTGGCCGACAAAGTAGGTAATTTAAACCTGAACATCGGCAGCATGGTAGCACCCATCTGGGGCGGACCGGCGATGGGCAGCGAAGCAGACCGGAAGCAATTTGTCGAAAGCGTACGCAAATCCTGCGTGTTCGGCCAGAAATTACGCGACTTGGGCGTGCGGCCTTACGGCGTTATCCGCATCGATTCGGCCAGTTCGCCGCAAAGCTGGGCCGCAGATCCGGTAAATAACTCCAAGTTAATTGTGCAAACGTTTCAGCAAGCCTGCGACGTAGCTGCCGATTTCGGTGAAAAACTAGCTGCCGAAGGAGAAATCTGCTGGGCCGGCATGCACAGCTGGCGCGCCATGATCGAAACCCTGGAAGCCGTAAACCGGCCCAATATGGGCTTTCAGGCCGATATGGCGCACACTTTACTGTACTTAATGGGCTATAACAGCCCCCAAGACCGTATTTTGCCGGAAAACTATGATTGGAGCGACCGGACTCCTTTAACCGAAGGCTTAAAACAACTGACCGCTGCCTTGCGCCCCTGGACCATTGACTTCCACGTGGCGCAAAACGATGGCACCGTGTTTGGCTCCGGCTCCCACGACAAAACCGGCCGCCACTGCCAAGCCCTGGACCCGAATGGTAAATTAAATATTGTGGAAGATGCCGGCCACTGGCTGCGCGACGAAAACGGTAATTTAACGAAAGCCTTCCAGCATATTTGCTGGGATGGGTGCATGTTCCCGAACGACGTTATGAATAAGCAGCAAACCTGGAACGACATCCTGGCTACCTTAATTAAAGTACGGCAAGCCCACGGTTGGTCGGCTCCGGTGCCAGTAAACGCAGAATCTTTAATCGGATAA
- a CDS encoding class I mannose-6-phosphate isomerase, whose translation METKEKTSLAQKALEQGKGILRLAPTWVPRSFCVPGRRIKLHPDDYYVLGGERGGIDERWLSSTTPAKNGPLTGENEGLSAIVLHDGAQEQQILLKDAIDELKGEIIGERLWNEYQAWPMYSKFFDNMGPLPHHIHHSDEYAAMVGQLGKPEAYYFPPQLNNHGGDFPYTFFGIAPGTTKEQIKECLQNFTKGDNKLTNYSSAYRLEPGTGWDVPPGILHAPGSLCTYEPQKASDIFAMYQSLVNEAIIPEELLWNGTPEDRKGDYDLLVEVIDWEANVDPNFMQNHFMRPKPVRDAAEMQAEGYIENWICYKNEAYSAKELTVLPGQTVTIKDSAAYGLIVLQGHGKMGVWDIETPALIRYGQLTNDEFFVTEKAALEGVTISNPSTSDPIVMLKHFGPNNPDLVL comes from the coding sequence ATGGAAACTAAGGAAAAAACAAGTTTAGCCCAAAAAGCATTAGAGCAAGGAAAAGGCATTTTACGCTTGGCGCCCACTTGGGTACCCCGGTCGTTTTGCGTACCTGGTCGCCGCATAAAACTGCACCCCGATGATTATTACGTCCTCGGCGGCGAACGCGGCGGCATTGATGAACGGTGGTTATCGTCTACTACCCCGGCTAAAAACGGTCCGCTTACCGGCGAAAACGAAGGCTTAAGTGCCATAGTTTTGCATGATGGCGCGCAGGAGCAGCAAATTTTGTTGAAAGATGCCATCGACGAGTTAAAAGGCGAAATTATTGGCGAGCGCCTCTGGAACGAATACCAAGCCTGGCCCATGTATTCTAAATTTTTCGATAACATGGGACCGCTCCCCCACCACATTCACCACAGCGACGAGTACGCCGCCATGGTGGGCCAGTTAGGCAAACCCGAAGCTTATTATTTCCCGCCGCAGCTTAATAACCACGGCGGCGATTTTCCTTATACTTTCTTCGGCATTGCCCCGGGAACTACCAAAGAGCAAATTAAAGAATGCCTGCAAAACTTTACCAAAGGCGATAATAAATTAACTAACTATTCCTCGGCGTACCGCCTGGAACCCGGCACGGGTTGGGATGTACCGCCCGGCATTTTACACGCTCCCGGCAGCTTATGCACCTACGAGCCCCAGAAAGCATCCGACATTTTTGCCATGTACCAATCGTTGGTAAACGAAGCTATTATCCCGGAAGAACTCTTGTGGAACGGTACGCCCGAAGACCGCAAAGGTGACTACGACTTATTAGTAGAAGTTATTGATTGGGAAGCCAACGTGGACCCGAATTTTATGCAGAACCACTTCATGCGCCCAAAACCGGTGCGTGATGCAGCCGAAATGCAAGCCGAAGGGTATATTGAAAACTGGATCTGTTACAAAAACGAAGCCTACAGCGCCAAAGAACTAACCGTGTTACCCGGCCAAACCGTTACCATTAAAGACAGCGCGGCTTACGGCTTAATTGTGCTGCAGGGTCACGGCAAAATGGGCGTCTGGGACATTGAAACGCCCGCTTTAATCCGCTACGGCCAATTAACCAACGACGAATTTTTCGTAACCGAAAAAGCCGCTCTGGAAGGTGTTACCATTAGCAATCCTTCCACTTCCGACCCGATTGTGATGCTGAAACACTTTGGCCCGAATAATCCGGATTTGGTTTTGTAG
- a CDS encoding aldose 1-epimerase family protein: MTRFPWHQKISNFAQLGGIETAVLDNGPGRGTRIAWINTGTGLRYKVVLDRAMDIADAFFNQHSLAWLSHSGVTSPEPFSNHGLEWLRTFGGGLVTTCGLSHVGGPENSATGELGLHGQISNIPAAIESIVQPDPLAGQMEMRITGRMKQTQVLGPSLELKRTISSTLGQAKIKIQDEVINRGNKPAPHMLLYHCNFGWPLVDEGTEIIWSGSWESPGEVTPSKIFREGNNFKKCSPPIDAHAGTGEEVAFIQINPDADGICTVGLHNPDLAVALALRFPKKQLPWFTNWQHWGKNEYVTGLEPGTHPPIGQTKAQEQNTLLYLEPGETRPYNLEIEVLTTAESIALFIQNNQA, from the coding sequence TTGACACGCTTTCCCTGGCATCAAAAAATTTCGAACTTTGCCCAATTGGGCGGCATTGAGACAGCTGTCCTGGATAATGGACCGGGCCGCGGCACCCGCATTGCCTGGATTAATACCGGCACCGGCTTGCGGTACAAAGTAGTGCTGGACCGGGCCATGGACATTGCCGATGCCTTTTTTAATCAGCACAGTTTAGCCTGGCTGAGTCATTCGGGTGTTACATCGCCGGAACCATTCTCGAACCACGGATTGGAATGGCTCCGTACCTTTGGCGGGGGCTTGGTAACTACCTGTGGCTTATCGCACGTGGGCGGCCCCGAAAACAGTGCAACCGGCGAACTAGGCTTACACGGTCAAATCAGTAATATTCCCGCCGCAATAGAATCCATCGTGCAACCTGATCCTTTAGCCGGCCAAATGGAAATGCGGATTACCGGCCGCATGAAACAAACCCAGGTGCTAGGCCCTAGCCTGGAACTGAAACGCACCATTAGTAGCACCTTGGGTCAGGCCAAAATTAAAATTCAGGATGAAGTCATAAACCGTGGCAATAAACCCGCGCCGCACATGTTGTTGTACCATTGTAATTTTGGCTGGCCCCTGGTAGATGAAGGTACCGAAATTATCTGGTCGGGCAGTTGGGAATCGCCGGGAGAAGTTACCCCGAGCAAAATCTTCCGGGAAGGTAATAATTTTAAAAAATGCTCCCCTCCCATCGATGCCCACGCGGGCACCGGCGAAGAAGTAGCTTTTATTCAGATTAACCCCGATGCCGATGGTATTTGCACTGTTGGTTTACATAATCCAGATCTGGCAGTTGCCCTGGCTTTACGTTTTCCGAAGAAACAATTACCCTGGTTCACCAATTGGCAACACTGGGGCAAAAACGAATATGTTACCGGCCTGGAACCGGGCACGCATCCGCCCATTGGTCAAACCAAGGCGCAGGAACAAAACACCCTTCTTTACTTAGAACCCGGCGAAACCCGCCCATACAACCTGGAAATCGAGGTTTTAACCACCGCCGAATCTATTGCCTTATTCATACAAAATAATCAAGCTTAA
- a CDS encoding RagB/SusD family nutrient uptake outer membrane protein, producing the protein MKKLILYTLFTGTLLTSCKDDFLTIVPETQLSSAIFFTKEADFQQAVNAAYVPLRTIFNDRAWLLSEMHSDNTYYARNPLFGATEQQEDLADFALPTANGVTSNTHVLNQYRQDYLLISRANQVLATIDNVDFAAESKNNLKGQALFLRAFAYFELVRYFQKVPLHLTPVANREEAALPLASEEELYNQIIKDATEAATLLLPKSKQEAGRATSGAARTLLANVYIVQKKWAEAETVLREVVNSNEYALIPNYADVFSTSTGNKNNKESVFEVQFLEGSAGLNGNFIYQFMPRDITAAELGAITGVSNPQPLSGEGNNIPTPDIIAAYEPGDTRKEASIGYVTLSGGPRAKEAYPYIKKYAKTHALFNNTGTNWPVYRYSEVLLFLAEALNEQGKSGEAATFLNQVRTRAGLGEATGDLWEAIYQERRVELAFENKRWFDLVRTGRAIETITAYGSRIKANPQAYYYPNDRSPRGHAFSNITLYYPLPADEAALSPYF; encoded by the coding sequence ATGAAAAAGTTAATCCTATATACCTTATTTACCGGTACTTTGCTTACTAGTTGCAAAGATGATTTTCTAACTATTGTTCCGGAAACGCAGTTGAGTTCGGCCATCTTTTTTACCAAAGAAGCCGATTTTCAACAAGCCGTGAATGCTGCTTACGTTCCCCTGCGCACCATCTTTAACGACCGGGCCTGGTTACTAAGCGAAATGCACTCCGATAACACGTATTACGCTCGTAATCCGCTTTTTGGGGCTACCGAGCAACAGGAAGACCTGGCAGATTTTGCCTTACCCACGGCTAATGGGGTTACTTCTAATACGCACGTGCTTAACCAATACCGGCAGGATTATTTACTAATTTCCCGGGCCAACCAGGTATTAGCCACCATTGATAACGTGGATTTTGCTGCCGAATCAAAGAATAATTTAAAAGGCCAAGCCTTGTTTTTGCGGGCTTTTGCTTATTTTGAACTCGTTCGTTACTTCCAAAAGGTGCCTTTGCATTTAACGCCGGTAGCCAACCGCGAAGAAGCCGCTTTACCTTTAGCCTCGGAAGAAGAATTATATAACCAAATTATTAAAGATGCCACCGAAGCCGCCACTTTATTGCTACCTAAATCCAAGCAGGAAGCCGGCCGGGCCACCTCCGGCGCCGCCCGTACTTTACTGGCCAACGTGTACATCGTGCAGAAAAAGTGGGCCGAAGCCGAAACCGTTCTGCGGGAAGTAGTAAACAGCAACGAGTACGCTCTTATTCCCAATTACGCCGATGTTTTTTCTACTTCCACGGGTAATAAAAATAATAAAGAGTCGGTATTTGAAGTTCAGTTTTTGGAGGGCTCCGCCGGTTTAAACGGCAACTTTATTTATCAGTTTATGCCCCGCGACATTACCGCGGCGGAACTAGGCGCTATTACCGGAGTTTCCAATCCGCAGCCGCTTAGCGGCGAAGGCAACAATATTCCGACCCCCGACATTATTGCGGCTTACGAACCCGGTGACACCCGCAAAGAAGCTTCGATTGGTTATGTTACTCTCAGCGGCGGCCCGCGGGCGAAGGAAGCCTACCCGTACATAAAAAAATACGCCAAAACGCACGCTTTATTCAATAATACCGGTACTAATTGGCCGGTTTATCGTTATTCCGAAGTTTTACTGTTTTTAGCCGAAGCTCTAAACGAACAAGGAAAATCCGGCGAGGCGGCTACCTTCCTGAATCAGGTTCGTACCCGGGCTGGTTTGGGCGAAGCTACCGGCGATTTATGGGAGGCTATTTACCAGGAACGGCGCGTAGAACTCGCATTTGAAAACAAACGCTGGTTCGATCTCGTGCGCACGGGCCGGGCTATTGAAACAATCACGGCTTACGGCAGCCGCATTAAAGCCAATCCGCAAGCTTATTATTATCCCAATGACCGTTCGCCCCGTGGCCATGCTTTTAGCAATATTACCTTATACTATCCATTACCAGCCGATGAAGCGGCTTTAAGCCCTTATTTTTAA
- a CDS encoding SusC/RagA family TonB-linked outer membrane protein, with product MLHLVFLSLTNAWAQSVPITGKVSGNNGEGLPGVTVLLKGTSTGTATDANGSYALTVPNATGTLVISFIGYITQEVAINNRSTINVTLAPDTKALEEVVVVGYGSQLKKEVTGAVQTVTAKEIKDIPVSQVTQKLQGRVAGVQITQATGKPGQGISVRIRGQLSVSGGSDPLYVVDGFPITGGIGTLNPDEIEDISILKDAASTSLYGSRAANGVVLITTKRGKSGETNVSFNSFVGIQQVPQRGRIEMMNAEEFAQFKKEYYEDEGKTVPEVFQNPAQYAGKNNDWYDALLRTAPIQSYNLTITSNKEKVNTAVVAGVFNQQGVVLNNAYKRYSLRVNTDYEVSEKVRLGFNLAPSYIFDNTPRTDGDRGTGILFNALHTWPIMPIRDENGELTKVNRFPSNTGNIFDYPNWVRAAEELTNESRNVNLLGNTYIQFKPFKDLVLKSTFNAELYSSKFLFFNPSTATSAINTPIPTTAVSIRNNLQVFTWLNENLATYSKKFNDHSFELLAGYTNQRFQFDGSRIQADTYANDQLPTIQGALNINRAGTSNDVQEWSLSSVLSRLTYNFKGKYLFTAAVRSDGSSRFGSQNRWGTFPSASVGWVISDEEFLKNIPKISFAKVRASYGVTGNNNIGNYTPYALISNTYNNTSLNAAFGDKVTPGAAVISLANPNLSWETTKQFDAGLDLGLFNDRITFMYDFYKKKTTNLLYSVQVAQESGFTNYNDNIGEINFWGHEFAINTRNTEGKLIWTTNANISFNRNKVIALAEGIDRVYGTFHITKVGEPFGQFYGLIKEGLYMNQEDLNNSPQVPGRSTVGSIKLKDLNGDGIITNGGDNDDRTIIGNPFPDFTYGITNNLQYGKFDFSIVGSGSHGNDLLVRHLYSTANLDGVFNMVKGVTNRFRSPENPGKGVFGTTVGGGNVTGIERDWMSTHFIQDASFFTIKNITLGYTLGALKNVFRSARLYTSIQQAYVFTKYTGGPNPETSGNGAGDGNGGNLSQGIDFSNYPVPRTYTIGINVNF from the coding sequence ATGCTGCATCTAGTATTTCTATCGCTTACCAACGCCTGGGCGCAAAGTGTACCCATTACCGGAAAAGTATCCGGCAACAATGGGGAAGGCTTACCGGGAGTTACAGTTTTATTAAAAGGCACTTCCACCGGCACCGCCACCGATGCAAACGGGAGCTATGCTTTAACCGTACCTAATGCTACCGGAACCTTAGTAATTTCTTTTATCGGGTATATTACCCAGGAAGTAGCTATTAATAACCGCAGTACCATTAACGTCACCCTGGCTCCTGATACCAAAGCGCTGGAAGAAGTAGTAGTGGTGGGCTACGGCAGTCAGCTTAAAAAAGAAGTAACCGGGGCGGTGCAAACCGTAACCGCCAAAGAAATTAAAGACATTCCGGTTTCGCAGGTAACGCAAAAATTGCAGGGCCGGGTGGCTGGCGTACAAATTACCCAGGCAACTGGTAAACCCGGTCAGGGAATTTCGGTGCGTATTCGCGGCCAATTATCGGTTTCGGGCGGCAGCGACCCCTTGTACGTAGTAGATGGTTTCCCGATAACCGGCGGTATTGGTACTTTAAACCCCGACGAGATTGAAGATATTTCGATTTTAAAAGATGCCGCTTCTACGTCGTTGTACGGCTCGCGGGCGGCAAACGGAGTGGTTTTAATCACTACCAAAAGAGGCAAAAGCGGCGAAACCAACGTGAGTTTTAATTCTTTTGTCGGGATTCAACAGGTACCACAGCGGGGTCGCATCGAAATGATGAACGCCGAAGAATTTGCCCAATTTAAAAAAGAATATTACGAAGACGAAGGCAAAACCGTACCCGAAGTTTTTCAGAATCCGGCGCAGTACGCAGGCAAAAACAACGACTGGTACGACGCTTTATTACGCACGGCGCCTATCCAAAGCTATAACTTAACCATTACCTCCAACAAAGAAAAAGTAAATACCGCGGTGGTGGCCGGCGTATTTAACCAGCAAGGCGTAGTGCTGAATAACGCATACAAAAGATACTCTTTACGGGTAAACACCGATTACGAAGTATCAGAAAAGGTGCGCCTGGGCTTTAACCTGGCGCCATCTTACATTTTCGATAATACGCCCCGCACCGACGGCGACCGGGGCACCGGTATTTTATTTAATGCCCTGCATACCTGGCCGATAATGCCCATTCGCGACGAAAATGGAGAGTTAACCAAAGTCAATCGTTTCCCGTCCAACACCGGTAACATTTTCGACTACCCGAACTGGGTGCGGGCCGCCGAAGAACTAACCAATGAAAGCCGCAACGTCAACTTGCTGGGCAATACCTACATTCAGTTTAAACCTTTCAAAGATTTAGTTTTAAAATCTACCTTTAACGCGGAGTTATACAGTTCTAAATTTTTATTTTTTAATCCATCCACCGCTACCAGCGCCATTAATACCCCCATACCTACAACGGCCGTATCCATCCGCAATAACCTGCAGGTTTTTACCTGGCTGAACGAGAACCTGGCTACGTATTCTAAAAAATTCAACGATCATAGTTTTGAATTGCTGGCCGGTTATACCAATCAACGGTTCCAGTTCGATGGCAGCCGCATTCAGGCCGACACCTACGCCAACGACCAGCTTCCTACCATTCAGGGGGCTCTGAACATTAACCGCGCGGGTACCAGCAACGACGTGCAGGAATGGAGTTTATCTTCGGTATTATCGCGGCTAACGTATAATTTTAAAGGTAAATACTTGTTTACGGCCGCCGTCCGGAGCGATGGCTCGTCGCGGTTTGGTTCCCAGAACCGTTGGGGAACTTTTCCTTCGGCTTCGGTAGGTTGGGTAATCTCGGATGAAGAATTTTTAAAAAATATTCCCAAAATATCTTTTGCCAAGGTGCGGGCCAGTTATGGCGTAACCGGTAATAATAATATTGGTAATTACACCCCTTATGCACTTATCAGTAATACCTACAATAATACAAGTTTAAATGCCGCTTTCGGCGATAAGGTAACCCCTGGTGCCGCGGTAATTTCTTTAGCAAATCCCAACCTAAGCTGGGAAACTACCAAACAGTTTGATGCGGGCTTGGATCTGGGCCTTTTTAACGACCGTATTACTTTTATGTATGATTTCTACAAAAAGAAAACCACCAATTTATTATACAGCGTGCAGGTTGCCCAGGAATCCGGGTTTACCAATTACAACGATAACATCGGTGAAATCAACTTCTGGGGCCATGAATTTGCCATTAATACCCGTAACACCGAAGGCAAACTGATCTGGACCACTAATGCCAATATTTCTTTTAACCGCAACAAGGTAATTGCCCTCGCCGAAGGCATTGACCGGGTTTATGGCACCTTCCACATCACCAAAGTAGGCGAGCCCTTCGGCCAGTTTTACGGCTTGATTAAAGAAGGGCTTTACATGAACCAGGAAGATCTCAATAATTCGCCTCAGGTTCCGGGCCGCTCCACCGTGGGTAGTATTAAGTTAAAAGATCTTAACGGCGACGGCATTATCACCAACGGCGGCGACAACGACGACCGTACCATCATAGGCAATCCTTTTCCGGACTTTACGTATGGCATCACCAACAATTTGCAATACGGCAAGTTTGATTTTTCCATTGTGGGTTCCGGTTCGCACGGCAACGATCTATTGGTGCGCCATCTATACAGTACCGCCAACCTGGATGGGGTGTTTAACATGGTGAAAGGAGTAACCAATCGTTTCCGGTCGCCGGAAAATCCGGGGAAAGGTGTTTTTGGTACTACGGTAGGCGGCGGCAATGTTACCGGCATCGAACGGGACTGGATGAGTACCCACTTTATTCAGGATGCTTCTTTCTTTACCATTAAAAACATCACCTTGGGCTATACCCTGGGAGCGCTCAAAAATGTATTTCGTTCTGCCCGCTTGTATACTTCCATCCAACAAGCATATGTATTTACGAAATATACCGGCGGGCCTAATCCGGAAACCAGCGGTAACGGGGCCGGCGATGGCAACGGCGGTAATTTAAGCCAGGGCATTGACTTCTCTAATTACCCCGTGCCCCGCACCTATACCATTGGTATTAATGTAAATTTTTAA
- a CDS encoding FGGY-family carbohydrate kinase, whose translation MVSCVAVFDIGKTNKKCVLFDQEYHIVHEIETRFSEVTDDDGDASEDLPALTNWLAETWQILQTNAQFDIRGLNFTTYGASFVHLNAQNKPATPLYNYLKSFPEDIDQQFHAQYGSKLAFSAVTASPDLGMLNSGLQIYWLKYKKPELFRQIKTSLHLPQYCAFLFSGQRVSEYTSIGCHTGLWDFTRNQYHNWVYQEDIIPRLPPITDHTTTFSIRFRENRIPVGIGLHDSSAALIPYLKKYQEPFLLLSTGTWGITLNPFAQEPLTEEMLQQDCLNYLTYDGNPVRASRVFIGNEHEVQTKKLAAHFNKPLDFFKKVTYQPELMRQPAAAGQVEEPSRHSGTKVNYQTPKEFDYQLYPSYEEAYHALLNQIIEPQIKAIHLASEYRIASFTKLLVDGGFCKNQIFMNLLQAAFPNLQIFISEDSQGTALGAAMVLNVW comes from the coding sequence ATGGTTTCTTGCGTAGCGGTGTTTGATATTGGAAAAACCAACAAAAAATGCGTTCTGTTTGATCAGGAGTACCATATTGTACACGAAATTGAAACCCGCTTTTCCGAAGTTACCGATGATGACGGCGACGCGAGCGAAGATTTACCCGCCTTAACCAATTGGCTGGCAGAAACCTGGCAAATCTTGCAAACTAACGCCCAATTTGATATCCGGGGGCTAAATTTTACCACTTACGGGGCCAGCTTTGTGCATTTAAATGCGCAAAATAAACCGGCTACGCCCCTGTATAATTATTTAAAATCGTTTCCCGAAGACATTGATCAGCAATTTCACGCGCAGTATGGCTCTAAGCTGGCGTTTTCGGCGGTAACGGCCTCCCCTGATTTAGGCATGCTAAATTCGGGTTTGCAAATTTATTGGCTCAAATACAAGAAACCGGAATTGTTCCGGCAGATAAAAACGTCCTTGCATTTACCCCAGTACTGCGCTTTTTTGTTTTCCGGTCAACGGGTATCCGAATATACCAGTATTGGTTGTCACACTGGTTTGTGGGATTTCACCCGAAATCAGTATCATAATTGGGTTTACCAGGAAGATATCATTCCTCGATTGCCTCCCATTACGGATCATACTACTACCTTCAGCATTCGTTTTCGGGAAAACCGAATTCCGGTAGGCATTGGTTTGCACGATAGTTCTGCCGCTTTAATTCCGTACCTAAAAAAATACCAAGAACCTTTCTTGTTACTTTCCACCGGCACCTGGGGTATAACTTTAAATCCGTTTGCGCAAGAGCCCTTAACCGAAGAAATGCTGCAACAAGATTGCTTGAATTATTTAACCTACGACGGCAACCCGGTCCGCGCTTCCCGGGTGTTTATCGGTAACGAACACGAAGTACAAACCAAAAAACTCGCGGCCCATTTTAACAAACCGCTCGATTTTTTTAAAAAAGTTACTTACCAACCCGAGCTTATGCGCCAACCCGCCGCGGCGGGTCAGGTAGAGGAGCCGAGCCGCCATTCGGGTACAAAGGTAAACTACCAAACCCCCAAAGAATTTGATTACCAACTTTACCCATCCTACGAAGAAGCCTACCACGCCTTACTAAACCAGATTATAGAACCCCAGATTAAAGCCATTCACCTGGCCAGTGAGTACCGCATTGCCAGTTTTACAAAGCTTTTAGTAGACGGTGGTTTCTGCAAAAATCAGATTTTCATGAATTTGCTTCAGGCCGCCTTTCCCAACCTGCAAATATTTATTTCGGAAGATTCGCAAGGCACCGCCCTGGGGGCCGCCATGGTCCTAAATGTTTGGTAG